In Luteitalea sp. TBR-22, one genomic interval encodes:
- a CDS encoding PQQ-dependent dehydrogenase, methanol/ethanol family, whose amino-acid sequence MEARAPGSGHRAPGQERAPGSGHRAPGQERAARSGQRVPGQERAPVPGRPALEQPASERTPGVGFGVAGRGRVAGGGRTLLAGLALAVIVAGGVALLAGPRETLQGPGPKAEGRASADRDWPVYGGDANGSHYSPLAQVTTENVAQLGLAWSTDLETFPGQIEGTPLMVDGTIYVTGPWSVVVAIDARTGKVKWRWDPQIPHPTFKVDARGLRTRLGPSLCCGPVNRGVAYHAGKVFVGTLDSRLVALDARTGRTVWSTQVASKVDDYSISSAPRVIKGKVITGISGSEFGVRGFVAAYDAETGKQAWRFWTVPGDPSLGFENAAMERAARTWNGPWWKYGGGGTPWDGMAYDAELDLLYVGTGNGSPWSRELRSPGGGDNLYLCSIVAIRPSTGEYVWHYQTTPADNWDYASTQPIVLADLRIDGRTRKVLMQAPKNGFFYVIDRATGEFISAQPFAKVTWATGVDPKTGRPIETPEANYGTEGTRLSPGSDGAHSWHAMAYHPGAGLAYIPGQETTGTYAWDPDFQHQMGRMNTGRPRNRPAPVDAATHQGGATTAPVAPPPTPTPPVRRGPQIVGAGGGQQQGAFLAAWDPIAQKERWRLVFDKPGITSGTLATAGNLLFHGSNDGTFNAYTADTGKKLWSVPLAPGFANPITYTLDGVQYVTVATGRSGAQAPGRLYTFKVGGATPVPSMTPVAPPEDPSGINTAEAIRAEFDRVGLPDEPARTLVQQMCAGCHPPTVVTRVRQPEDGWRETVAAMAGRGMPATPEQRETIIRYLARHRGPQ is encoded by the coding sequence ATGGAAGCGCGGGCACCGGGCTCCGGGCACCGGGCACCGGGGCAGGAACGGGCACCGGGCAGCGGGCACCGGGCACCGGGGCAGGAGCGGGCAGCGCGCAGCGGGCAGCGGGTACCGGGGCAGGAACGGGCACCGGTCCCCGGGCGCCCGGCACTGGAACAGCCCGCGAGCGAACGGACACCGGGTGTCGGGTTCGGCGTGGCGGGGCGAGGCCGGGTAGCGGGCGGCGGCAGGACGCTGCTGGCAGGACTCGCGCTTGCGGTGATCGTCGCCGGCGGCGTCGCGCTGCTCGCCGGGCCGCGTGAGACACTCCAGGGCCCAGGGCCCAAGGCCGAAGGCCGAGCCAGTGCCGACCGTGACTGGCCCGTCTACGGCGGCGACGCCAACGGCTCGCACTACAGCCCGCTCGCGCAGGTCACGACGGAGAACGTCGCGCAGCTCGGACTCGCGTGGAGCACCGACCTCGAGACGTTCCCCGGCCAGATCGAGGGCACGCCGCTGATGGTCGACGGCACGATCTACGTCACCGGGCCGTGGAGCGTGGTGGTGGCCATCGATGCGCGCACCGGCAAGGTCAAGTGGCGCTGGGATCCGCAGATCCCGCACCCGACGTTCAAGGTGGACGCGCGCGGCCTGCGCACCCGCCTCGGGCCGAGCCTGTGCTGCGGTCCCGTGAACCGCGGCGTGGCGTACCACGCGGGCAAGGTGTTCGTCGGCACGCTCGACAGCCGGCTCGTGGCCCTCGACGCGCGCACGGGGCGCACCGTGTGGAGCACGCAGGTCGCCAGCAAGGTGGACGACTACAGCATCTCGAGCGCGCCGCGCGTCATCAAGGGCAAGGTGATCACCGGCATCAGCGGCTCGGAGTTCGGCGTCCGCGGGTTCGTGGCCGCCTACGACGCCGAGACCGGCAAGCAGGCCTGGCGCTTCTGGACGGTGCCCGGTGACCCGTCGCTCGGCTTCGAGAACGCCGCCATGGAGCGCGCCGCCAGGACGTGGAACGGGCCGTGGTGGAAATACGGCGGCGGGGGCACGCCCTGGGACGGCATGGCGTACGACGCCGAGCTGGACCTGCTGTACGTGGGCACCGGCAACGGCTCGCCGTGGTCGCGCGAGCTGCGCAGTCCCGGCGGCGGCGACAACCTCTATCTCTGCTCCATCGTCGCGATCCGGCCGTCGACCGGCGAGTACGTGTGGCACTACCAGACGACACCGGCCGACAACTGGGACTACGCGAGCACGCAGCCGATCGTGCTGGCCGACCTGCGCATCGACGGCCGCACGCGCAAGGTGCTGATGCAGGCGCCCAAGAACGGCTTCTTCTACGTGATCGATCGCGCGACCGGCGAGTTCATCTCGGCGCAGCCATTCGCGAAGGTCACGTGGGCGACGGGCGTCGATCCGAAGACGGGACGGCCGATCGAGACGCCCGAGGCCAACTACGGGACCGAGGGCACGCGCCTGTCGCCCGGCTCCGACGGCGCGCACAGCTGGCATGCGATGGCCTACCACCCCGGAGCGGGCCTGGCCTACATTCCCGGGCAGGAGACGACGGGGACCTACGCGTGGGACCCGGACTTCCAGCACCAGATGGGACGCATGAACACCGGACGTCCGCGCAATCGTCCGGCCCCTGTCGATGCCGCCACGCATCAGGGCGGGGCCACGACCGCGCCTGTCGCCCCGCCACCTACGCCGACTCCACCGGTTCGACGCGGCCCGCAGATCGTCGGCGCCGGCGGCGGCCAGCAGCAGGGGGCGTTTCTCGCCGCGTGGGATCCGATCGCGCAGAAGGAGCGCTGGCGTCTGGTGTTCGACAAGCCCGGCATCACCAGCGGGACACTCGCGACGGCGGGCAACCTGCTGTTCCATGGGTCGAACGACGGCACCTTCAACGCGTACACGGCCGACACGGGGAAGAAGCTGTGGTCCGTACCGCTCGCGCCCGGATTCGCCAACCCGATCACCTACACGCTCGACGGCGTGCAGTACGTGACGGTGGCCACGGGCCGCAGTGGCGCGCAGGCGCCTGGACGCCTCTACACGTTCAAGGTCGGCGGCGCCACGCCGGTGCCCTCGATGACGCCCGTCGCGCCTCCGGAGGATCCGTCAGGCATCAACACGGCCGAGGCGATTCGCGCCGAGTTCGATCGCGTGGGCCTGCCCGATGAACCCGCGCGTACGCTCGTGCAGCAGATGTGCGCCGGGTGCCACCCGCCCACCGTCGTCACGCGCGTGCGACAGCCGGAGGACGGCTGGCGCGAGACGGTGGCCGCGATGGCCGGTCGCGGCATGCCGGCGACGCCCGAGCAGCGCGAGACGATCATCAGGTATCTGGCCAGGCACAGAGGACCTCAGTAA
- a CDS encoding CBS domain-containing protein codes for MTTLVRHMLANKSDVHTVDPDDTVLEALRVMADHNIGAVLVMSGGALAGILSERDYARKMVLHGKASRDTLVREVMTGAVVSVTPDWTCDQCMALMTERHVRHLPVVEEGRVTGVVSIGDVVRAVVREHEFTINHLEHYIMSGG; via the coding sequence ATGACGACGCTCGTGAGGCACATGCTGGCCAACAAGTCCGACGTGCACACCGTCGACCCCGACGACACCGTGCTCGAGGCCCTCCGGGTGATGGCCGACCACAACATCGGCGCGGTGCTGGTGATGAGCGGCGGCGCGCTGGCCGGGATCCTGTCCGAGCGTGACTACGCGCGCAAGATGGTGCTGCACGGCAAGGCATCGCGCGACACGCTGGTGCGCGAGGTGATGACCGGGGCGGTGGTGAGCGTCACGCCGGACTGGACGTGCGACCAGTGCATGGCGCTGATGACCGAGCGCCACGTGCGGCACCTGCCCGTGGTGGAGGAGGGCCGCGTGACCGGCGTGGTGTCGATCGGTGACGTCGTGCGCGCCGTGGTGCGCGAGCACGAGTTCACGATCAATCACCTCGAGCACTACATCATGAGCGGCGGGTAG
- a CDS encoding DUF6528 family protein, whose protein sequence is MARLPRRCLLALLFLVSARVSHAQSLVACGWDEVFVLDVSGPPSRIWRWKAADAPELPEAFRSKFRTTDDCKPVAGDRLLVTASSDGAALIDRATRRAVWWASCGNTHSAELLPGDRIVLACSVRPETGNRLALFDAATPVRELASTELESAHGVVWDAARERLWALGLHELRAYRLKDWDGPSPSLDLDARYALPDEGGHELSAVPGTAHLIVSTHAGVWRFDRDLRTFSPDPDLRGLHDVKSVVIHPVTRRLAYTQAEVPEWWTSRIRFARPAGEVVLDGERLYKVRWIP, encoded by the coding sequence ATGGCCCGCCTGCCTCGCCGGTGTCTGCTCGCGCTGCTGTTCCTGGTGTCTGCCCGCGTGTCACACGCCCAATCGCTCGTCGCGTGCGGCTGGGACGAGGTGTTCGTGCTCGACGTGTCGGGCCCGCCCAGCCGGATCTGGCGCTGGAAGGCGGCCGACGCGCCGGAGTTGCCCGAGGCGTTCCGCTCGAAGTTCCGCACCACCGATGACTGCAAGCCGGTGGCCGGCGATCGCCTCCTGGTGACGGCCTCGAGCGACGGCGCGGCCCTCATCGACCGCGCCACGCGCCGCGCGGTGTGGTGGGCCTCCTGCGGCAACACGCACTCGGCCGAGCTGCTCCCCGGCGATCGCATCGTGCTGGCGTGCAGCGTGCGGCCGGAGACGGGCAACCGCCTCGCGCTGTTCGATGCCGCGACGCCGGTGCGCGAGCTGGCGTCGACCGAGCTCGAGTCGGCGCACGGCGTCGTGTGGGACGCGGCCCGCGAGCGGCTGTGGGCGCTCGGCCTGCACGAACTCCGCGCCTACCGGCTGAAGGACTGGGACGGGCCCTCGCCGTCGCTCGACCTCGACGCCCGCTATGCGCTGCCCGACGAGGGCGGCCACGAGCTGTCTGCGGTGCCCGGCACCGCGCACCTCATCGTCAGCACGCACGCCGGCGTGTGGCGCTTCGATCGCGACCTCCGCACCTTCTCACCGGACCCGGACCTGCGCGGCCTGCACGACGTGAAGAGCGTGGTCATCCACCCCGTGACGCGTCGACTGGCGTACACGCAGGCCGAAGTGCCCGAGTGGTGGACCAGTCGCATCCGCTTCGCGCGCCCGGCCGGCGAGGTGGTCCTCGACGGCGAGCGGCTCTACAAGGTGCGGTGGATCCCGTAG
- a CDS encoding GAF domain-containing sensor histidine kinase: protein MTSSPASDARLRASEQRLAFLLDLSDRLRPIADPRALLDEATRALGVALGADRAGYAEDHGDDVHLEVSCGHAEGLDDISGLHPYENLGPALLDALRAGQVVVRPDVTGDSSLPAHVRDAYVRLGLGATLHVPLVKGGRLVAFVFAHTRAPRQWTPEDVTLLQDTGERIWAAVERARAEARLRANEARLKARAELLEHLEGALASNASSASMIAAAGDAMTRHFIGRRVNIIDVDEVADAMYRRYDSLQQGGAPLGIDTARFTHLVSPTFAAHLRSGGVQALSDVMTDPRTEGRREPYAAWNVRAQLLAPLVRDGQVALLVALHHHEPCTWTEREIEFVREVAARLYPRLERARAEEALRRANEDLDARVAARTAELAALNAALAREVGERRAAEARIQALYQRVLTAQEEERRRIARDIHDHVGQQITALRLALEAASAGGGDGPPPSELLARSRELAHEVDQGLDALTWELRPTTLEHLGLGAALAHLVEGWASRFGVPAEFHAGVPDSLRLAPEVESHLYRIAQEALHNVFKHAQATCADVLLENRDGEVVLIVEDDGRGFDVSAESAVATGMGLTSLRERAALIGARVEIESAPGEGTAIYVRVPMPTAAQA, encoded by the coding sequence GGCTGCGCGCCAGCGAGCAGCGGCTCGCCTTCCTCCTCGACCTCAGCGACCGACTGCGGCCGATCGCCGATCCGCGCGCCCTGCTCGACGAGGCCACGCGGGCCCTCGGCGTGGCGCTCGGCGCCGACCGCGCCGGCTACGCCGAGGACCACGGCGACGACGTGCACCTCGAGGTGTCGTGCGGCCACGCGGAGGGGCTCGACGACATCAGCGGGCTCCATCCGTACGAGAACCTCGGGCCTGCCCTGCTCGATGCGCTGCGCGCCGGGCAGGTGGTGGTGCGGCCCGACGTCACCGGCGACAGCTCGCTGCCTGCCCATGTGCGGGACGCGTACGTGCGCCTCGGCCTCGGCGCCACGCTGCACGTGCCGCTGGTGAAGGGCGGGCGGCTGGTGGCGTTCGTGTTCGCGCACACGCGCGCGCCGCGCCAGTGGACCCCCGAGGACGTGACGCTGCTCCAGGACACGGGCGAGCGGATCTGGGCCGCCGTCGAGCGGGCGCGTGCCGAGGCCCGCCTGCGGGCCAACGAGGCCCGGCTGAAGGCCCGCGCCGAGCTGCTGGAACACCTCGAGGGCGCGCTGGCCTCCAACGCCTCGTCGGCGTCGATGATCGCGGCAGCCGGTGATGCGATGACCCGCCACTTCATCGGCCGGCGCGTCAACATCATCGACGTCGACGAGGTGGCCGACGCGATGTACCGGCGGTACGACTCGCTGCAGCAGGGCGGCGCACCGCTCGGCATCGATACGGCCCGCTTCACCCACCTCGTGTCGCCCACCTTCGCGGCGCACCTGCGCTCGGGAGGCGTGCAGGCGCTCTCGGACGTGATGACCGACCCGCGGACGGAAGGGCGGCGGGAGCCGTACGCCGCCTGGAACGTCCGCGCCCAGTTGCTGGCACCGCTGGTGCGTGACGGCCAGGTGGCCCTCCTGGTGGCCCTGCATCACCACGAGCCGTGCACGTGGACCGAGCGCGAGATCGAGTTCGTGCGCGAGGTCGCCGCGCGCCTCTATCCCCGCCTCGAGCGGGCCCGCGCCGAGGAGGCCCTGCGCCGCGCCAACGAGGACCTCGACGCCCGCGTCGCCGCCCGCACCGCGGAACTGGCTGCCCTCAACGCCGCGCTGGCGCGGGAGGTGGGCGAGCGCCGCGCCGCGGAAGCCAGAATCCAGGCGCTCTACCAGCGGGTGCTGACGGCGCAGGAAGAGGAGCGGCGCCGCATCGCCCGCGACATCCACGACCACGTGGGCCAGCAGATCACCGCGCTGCGGCTCGCGCTGGAGGCCGCGTCGGCCGGCGGCGGCGATGGCCCGCCGCCGTCGGAACTGCTCGCGCGCAGCCGCGAGCTCGCGCACGAGGTCGATCAGGGGCTGGACGCCCTCACCTGGGAGTTGCGCCCGACGACCCTCGAGCACCTCGGGTTGGGCGCGGCGCTCGCGCACCTGGTCGAAGGATGGGCGAGCCGGTTCGGCGTGCCGGCAGAGTTCCATGCCGGTGTGCCCGACTCGCTGCGCCTCGCGCCGGAGGTCGAGAGTCACCTGTACCGGATTGCGCAGGAGGCGCTCCACAACGTCTTCAAGCACGCCCAGGCCACGTGCGCCGACGTGCTCCTCGAGAACCGCGACGGAGAGGTCGTGCTCATCGTGGAAGACGACGGGCGGGGCTTCGACGTGTCGGCCGAGTCGGCGGTGGCCACCGGGATGGGGCTCACGAGCCTGCGCGAGCGCGCGGCGCTCATCGGCGCCCGCGTCGAGATCGAGTCGGCCCCTGGCGAGGGGACCGCGATCTACGTGCGCGTCCCGATGCCCACGGCGGCCCAGGCCTGA
- a CDS encoding amidohydrolase family protein — MRRRSLSLLSLAAGLAGVVVAGSSSLQSPMSAQAPSAARPKAPDVPVERRAPAGVKEGGTWVPPMPTMEEVAPPAGWQQPGEEVPAMPLTLLRLPRTNIWRAKYPAVDFHVHARGLTSKAAYDELVALMDDIGMGAIVNLNGGTGAELDKVLAEGVAYKDRVANFITFSAEGINEPGWSQKFAAEMERAFKAGAQGMKVHKTLGLGAKNPDGSFIQADDPRLDPIWDMAARYDRPVMIHLSDSIGRFYPIGPKNERYEAGLWHQKGDETNNYFKTGPSNDVIERARENMHRKHPKTRFVNAHMAMLYYDPEKLAKFLDMYPNADIELSATFQDLGRAPRFWREFLIKYQDRVLFGTDGSQSRGADEFWRPHWRTLETLDEYFAHPAQVRTPLGSPGHGRWHISGLGLPDAVLRKIYYVNALRHLPAMRASIEKQMAARGLRMTATPRRAAPARPAGE, encoded by the coding sequence ATGCGTCGCAGGTCCCTCTCCCTGCTGTCCCTCGCCGCCGGCCTCGCCGGCGTCGTCGTGGCCGGCTCGTCGTCCCTTCAGTCCCCGATGTCGGCCCAGGCGCCGTCCGCGGCCCGTCCCAAGGCGCCCGACGTGCCGGTCGAGCGGCGCGCGCCCGCCGGCGTGAAGGAAGGCGGCACGTGGGTGCCGCCGATGCCGACGATGGAGGAGGTGGCGCCGCCGGCCGGGTGGCAGCAGCCTGGCGAGGAAGTGCCGGCGATGCCCCTCACGCTCCTCCGGTTGCCGCGCACCAACATCTGGCGCGCGAAGTATCCCGCCGTCGACTTCCACGTGCACGCGCGCGGCCTGACGTCGAAGGCCGCCTACGACGAGCTCGTCGCGCTGATGGACGACATCGGCATGGGCGCCATCGTCAACCTCAATGGCGGCACGGGCGCCGAGCTCGACAAGGTGCTGGCCGAGGGCGTGGCCTACAAGGACCGCGTCGCCAACTTCATCACCTTCAGCGCCGAGGGCATCAACGAGCCGGGGTGGTCGCAGAAGTTCGCCGCCGAGATGGAGCGCGCGTTCAAGGCCGGCGCCCAGGGCATGAAGGTGCACAAGACGCTCGGCCTCGGCGCGAAGAACCCCGACGGCAGCTTCATCCAGGCCGACGACCCGCGGCTCGACCCGATCTGGGACATGGCCGCCAGGTACGACAGGCCCGTGATGATCCACCTGAGCGACTCGATCGGCCGCTTCTACCCGATCGGGCCGAAGAACGAGCGCTACGAGGCCGGGCTCTGGCACCAGAAGGGCGACGAGACCAACAACTACTTCAAGACGGGGCCGTCCAACGACGTCATCGAGCGGGCGCGCGAGAACATGCATCGCAAGCACCCGAAGACGCGGTTCGTCAACGCGCACATGGCGATGCTGTACTACGACCCCGAGAAGCTGGCGAAGTTCCTCGACATGTACCCCAACGCCGACATCGAGCTCTCGGCCACCTTCCAGGACCTCGGCCGCGCGCCGCGGTTCTGGCGGGAGTTCCTGATCAAGTACCAGGACCGCGTGTTGTTCGGCACCGACGGCAGCCAGTCGCGGGGCGCCGACGAGTTCTGGCGCCCGCACTGGCGCACCCTGGAGACGCTCGACGAGTACTTCGCGCACCCCGCGCAGGTGCGCACGCCGCTCGGCTCGCCCGGCCACGGCCGCTGGCACATCTCGGGCCTCGGCCTGCCCGACGCCGTGCTGCGGAAGATCTACTACGTGAACGCGCTGCGTCACCTGCCGGCGATGCGCGCCTCGATCGAGAAGCAGATGGCAGCGCGCGGGCTGCGCATGACGGCCACGCCCCGCCGCGCGGCGCCGGCGCGGCCGGCGGGGGAATGA